The Solibacillus sp. FSL R7-0668 genome includes the window TGATGAATACTGTAATGATAGTGATCTACATTTAATAATAAACCGGCGCTTGTTCCGATTTCGATTAATGTTAATGGTTTTTTTGCTTGTGCTGAAATTTCAGACAAAAGGGGGTATAAATAGCTTGCTCGCTGGACTTCATTTGTTTGGACGAGCTTCGTTTGAAAGAGCTGTAAAAGTTCCTGTTGATACTCTGCACAAAAGGCAATAAGTAGTTGAAAGCTTTGTTCTAGATTTGCGTCTTGTGGTTTGTCAAAGACTTGTTTCAACGGTGTTTCTTTTTGCATCGCTAAGTGTTGAACTGATGCAAAAAATAGATTGGGCTTTGGCTGTGTGGGTGGAATATGGCTAATCAAGTTTAAAAGGGGCTCATTTGTAACAATCTGCCGGCACCAATAGGCATATATTGGACTTTTTCCTTGCGCCTCCTGTTCAGCAAAGCGTAAAAAAGTTGCGATAATTTTTTCCATAAGGACACCTCATTTCGTTGATGAAGTTATTGTATAATGGATATTAGATTAAATAAATTAATAAAATTTAATGTATTTGATTAATGATATTAATCAAAAGGGGTGGCTAGAGGATGGATTTAAAATGGCTAAAAACATTTGTAACGGTCTATGAAGAAGGGAATTTTCGTGCTGCGGCAGAAAAGTTATTTATCTCACAGCCAAGTATTACGGTCCATATCAAAGCATTAGAAGAAGCGTTACAGGTGGCGTTATTTCAGCGTGAACATACGAAAGTAAGCGTTACGACAGTTGGCGAACACTATTATCCGATTGCGAAAAAAATCCTAGCGCAAGTAGAGGCAAGTAAAACGGAGATTCGTACCGTGGCAAGCAATCAGAAAACGCGACTCGTTATCGCACTTTCTTCCGCGCTCATTTCAACTGATTTATTGAAGGTGATTCATGATTTCATTGAATCACACCCAAATTATGAGGTTGAAATGATGATGCAGGATGGCAATTATTTAGATGGACTATTGAAAAGTCAGCAGGTCGATGTCGTCATTAGTTTACAAAAAACAAAGTCAAAGGACCTGCATTCGGAGCGACTGAT containing:
- a CDS encoding LysR family transcriptional regulator, which produces MDLKWLKTFVTVYEEGNFRAAAEKLFISQPSITVHIKALEEALQVALFQREHTKVSVTTVGEHYYPIAKKILAQVEASKTEIRTVASNQKTRLVIALSSALISTDLLKVIHDFIESHPNYEVEMMMQDGNYLDGLLKSQQVDVVISLQKTKSKDLHSERLIRSPMKLVYSTKLPLEGHHYDQQLKWLFENYPLYMGYLDEHAPIVESLESEYFVRRYNKVHDSIFAIKLISEGLGIGLLPEFQIKTEIAEGKLKVLDIGTIASIYSVDIYMSHLRNQVKWSEFFSYLRERFG